In a single window of the Vicugna pacos unplaced genomic scaffold, VicPac4 scaffold_191, whole genome shotgun sequence genome:
- the LOC140695206 gene encoding heat shock transcription factor, Y-linked-like codes for MLFEMAHISSEIQDVPPKDGPTDSGNPGRSLSCDQTFSGDLDLRCMIEENAFQTLSEKSLIKRPCYTHCVLEPDEDNDFRSLTFPRKLWKMAGSDQFKSIWWDDNGTSIVIDEDVFKKEVLERKAPFRIFETGSMKSLVRQLNLYGFSKVRQKFQRSACLVDFLAEEKEASVLSKLQFYHNPNFKRGCPQLLVRIKRRVGIKNASLVSLLARDFNKKHFKGGSNVGKNNSDFVADTSGESAFLPSEDLNMPLIRKPSIGHIICDKTTPLRGDFSPPSSTSVRPPENIAVEQLAILNQLTTVHGHSQSSYTEANGRVVNIITTTTSTSQYSILSPLQSNYFGLMVEPSYFPNRYHNISANEGRFCKLQPVSNPLFPVPVIADTSATSISRPTHQTSSVYERHPNYN; via the exons atgttatttgagatggcacatatttcttcagaaattcaagatgtgcctcctaaagatggaccaactgattcaggaaaccccggtagatctctatcgtgtgatcaaacattctctggggacttggacttgaggtgtatgattgaagaaaatgcttttcagactttgtctgaaaaatccttgataaaaagaccatgttacacacattgtgtcttggaaccagatgaagataatgattttcgttctctgacatttccaagaaaactctggaaaatggctgggagtgaccaatttaaatccatctggtgggatgataatggaacttccatagttattgatgaagatgtctttaagaaggaagttttggaaagaaaggcccctttcagaatatttgaaactggaagtatgaaaagtttagttagacagcttaacctttatgggtttagtaaagtgcggcagaaatttcaaagatctgcttgtctagttgactttctggcagaagaaaaagaagcctctgttttaagcaag ctgcagttctaccataatccaaattttaaacgaggctgtcctcagcttttagtgagaataaaaagaagagttgggattaaaaatgcctctctggtgtctttattggctcgagatttcaacaagaagcactttaaaggaggaagtaatgttggtaaaaataattctgattttgtggctgacactagtggagaaagtgcatttttaccttctgaagatttaaacatgcctctaataagaaagccctctattggccacataatttgtgataaaactaccccgctcagaggtgatttttctcctccatcatcaacgtcagttagaccaccagaaaatattgcagtggaacaactagctattttaaatcagttgaccactgtccacgggcactctcaaagcagctacactgaagcaaatggccgtgttgtgaacatcattacaactacaacttctacttctcaatacagcattttgtcccccttacagagcaattactttggactgatggtggagccttcttattttccaaatagatatcacaacatatctgccaatgaaggtcgtttttgtaaACTTCAACCTGTGAGTAACCCactgtttccagtgccagtgatagctgatacatcagctacttctatttcaaggccaactcatcagacatcttcagtttatgaacgtcatcctaattacaactga